A region of the Myxococcus stipitatus DSM 14675 genome:
CATCGCGCCAGGAAGCCAGTGGCCCTGGGTGGACACCCACGACACCGGCGAAGTGCTCTTCATCGTGAGTGGCGAGCTCATCGAAGGAGCGCAGCGCATCGGGGCCGGTTCGTCCGTGTTCTTCGCGCCAGGGAGCAGCCATCGGCCGAGGACCGAGCTGGGCGTGCGCATCTTCGGCATCAATCCCCTCTCGCCCCAGCCGCGCGGAGCCACCCCATGACGTCGCGCCAGCCAGGAACCGGGCGCCGGGACTTCCTCCGTGCCGCGCTCTCCCTCACCGCGGGCGCGGTGCTCCTGCCGCCAGGAACAGGCCGCGCGGCGAAGCCCGACGAGAGCACGCAACTGCGCGCACGACGGCTCGCCTGGGCCGGAGTCCAGCTGCAGCTCGGGAAGGACACCCTCTTCCTCGACCCGCTGCAGGACCCCGCCGTGTGGGGCCCCGCGCTGAAGGACCCGCTCGTGCCACTCGAGGCGGGCGACGGCGGTCGCTTCGTGCTGGTGACGCATCGCCACCCGGACCACTTCGACCGGATGGCCGTTCGCCAGGTCCTCGGCGACACGGGCACCCTGGTCTGCTCGCCCGACACGGCGGTCGTGGCCGCATCGGCGGGGTTCCGCGTCCGGACCGCGCCCCTCTACGAGCCCCTCCTGCTCAACGACTTCACCGTCACCGCCGTGCCGGCCGCGGACGGCTATGGAGATCAACAAGTCTCCTGGGTCGTCTCGGGCGGAGGCCGCCGCATCATCCACTGTGGCGACACGCTGTGGCACGGCGCCTGGTGGCACATCGGCCGGCAGCTCGGCCCGTTCGACGCGGCGTTCCTGCCCATCAACGGGGCTCGCTTCGGCTGGCGCAAGCCCGTCAGCGATGTCCCAGGCGTGCTGACACCCGAGCAGGCCGTCGCGGCGGCGGCGGTGATGGAGGCGCGGCTCCTGGTCCCCATCCACTATGGCGTCACGTCCTCCGACGACTACCGCGAGGTCCCCGACGCGGAGGCCCAGCTCCTGGCGGCGGCGAAGAAGCGGAAGGTGAACGTGGAGCTGGCTCGGCCCGGAGAGTGGCTGACCTGGAAACCCAGGCCCTGAAGCCCGCACCGACCCCATCCCGGAACTTCCGGGGTGGGTGGCTCTTGTGTCAGGATTGAATCTGCAATCGGCGCACGATTCGCGCGCCACTCCGCCGCCGTCCCCCGCGGACCCCATCCTCTCAAGGAGCCTGCCTCATGAAGCGGTTCATCCAGGGCCTGTCCCTGACGTCTCTGTGTTTCTCGCTGATGGCCTGTGGCGCCAGCAAGATGTACACGCTCCCCGTCCAGGCGGACCGGGCCTCGGAGACGAAGACGGCCCTGTGGACCTGCGCCACCGAGAGCGGCCTCGAGTCCCAGTCGCCTCCGGACCGGATGGCCATCGCCGTCACCTACGACCCGACCGCGACCATGTACTACACGTACAACGAGCGCGACGCGTACACCTTCCAGGTCATCGTCGACGACAAGCAGGTCCCCCCGGCGGAGCTCGACGCGAAGTTCGCCACCGTGCGCAAGAAGGGCGAGGAGCTCTACGTCTGCGCGCAGGACCGCGTGAACCCGCGCGTCGTCGCCGCCGCGCCCGCGCAGACGAACGTCAACATCCAGCTCAACGCCCAGGGCCCGGGCACGTCGAACGGCATGACCGCCGGCGCGTCGGTCTCCACGAACACCACCACGGCCACCGCCACGACGACCTCGTCGTCCGCGTCCGCCGCGGCTTCCGTCGACATGAGCGCGGGCACCTGCGCTCGCGCCGTGGACTGCTACGCGCGGCTGGCCAAGACGGTCTGCGAGGGCGCGCAGGACTGCAGCTTCAAGGTGGAGATGAGCGGCAACGACGAGGCCGGGTGCCGCGACGCCCTGCTGCGCGTGCCGGACATGCTCCAGCCCTTCAAGATGATTCGCCCGAACCTCTCCGCGCCGGCGGTCTGCCGCGCCGAGTAGTCCTTCGCGAGCCGCTGGAGGGCACCCCACGTCCGTGCCCTCCAGCTCCGCGCGCCTCAGTGGATGCGCAGCGCGAGCTTGCCCAGGTGGTGCTTGCCCACGGCCTCGTGCGCGCGCGGGGCATCCTCCAGCCGGTAGACCTTCGAGACCTCCACGTGGAAGGGCCCGGCCTCGATGAGTCCATTGAGCCGTCCCAGCGCGCGCGGATGCGGCACCCCGTTGTAGGCGGTCACCTTGACGCCCTCGGGGCCCTTGGGCTCGGGCTCGACGCCGTTGGGGTAGGCGATGTGGCCGCCCTTCTTCACCGTCGCCAGCGCCTGGTCCGTCTTCTCCCCGCCCGCGAGCACCAGCACCGCGTCGAGCCCCTCCGGCGCGAACTCCCGGCACGCCTTCACCACGTCATCCGCGCGGCCGTTCACCACCTTGTCCGCGCCAATCTTCTTCCCCAGTTCCACGCCGTCCTCGCCGGACACCACCGCGAGGACGCGCGCTCCCAGCCGCTTGGCCAGCTGCACCGCCAGGTGCCCCACGCCGCCGCTGGCGCCGTACACCATGAGGTTCGTGCCCTTGCCGACCTCGAGCGCATCCTCCACGCCTTGCAGGGCGGTGATGCCATCCGCCGCCAGCACTCCCGCCTGCTCCGCGCTCAGTCCCTTCGGAATCAGCGCCGTGTCCACCGCCCGCACGCAGGCGTATTCCGCGTAGAAGCCCCCCTTCGAGTTGAGGAAGCCCGCGGCGTAGACCTTGTCGCCGACCTTGAAGTCCTTTACCCCGTCCCCCACCGCGACGACGGTGCCCGCGCCGTCCGAGCCCAGGACGTAGGGGAAGGTCGACTTGCTCGGCCTGATGCTCTCCATTCCCCCTTCGCGCTCCTCCGGGTCCCACTGGCCGATGCCCGCGGTCTCCACCTTGATGAGCACGTCCTCCGCGCCCAGCGAGGGAACGGGGAGCGTCTTCATCCCGAGCAGCTCCGGGCCGCCAAACCGGTCGATGGCGATGGCCTTCATCTGGGAAGGAATCGAGGTCTTCATGGGTGGGCTCCTCGCGGGCGCAGGTCTCCCGCGACGGACAGGGTTCCTCCGCAGGCTGCTCACGAGCACAGAGGGCGCAAGGGGGCTCGAGCCGGGTCGAGCCAGGGCCCGTCCTCACGCCCGCCCCCCAGGCACGGAAGACCCCCGCTTGGAATACAGTCGCCCGACAACCGAAGGCTCGGGAGGTCGCGATGTCGTCGACGACGAAGCTGCGCGGGTGGCTGCTGGGTGGGGTCCTGCTGCTGTCCACCGCCGCCGCGAGCGCGAGCAAGTCGAGCGTGTCGCTGGGGGACATCGAGCTGCGCGTCTTCGACCAGACGAAGGCCGCCCTCGTCAAACGCGAGGAGGCCGAGGACCCCTACGGCATGTTCGTCGACGCCGTGTTCCTGGTGCAGGTGAAGGGCGAGTTCGATGGCGACAAGCCCCTGAAGCTCAAGGTCGTGGTGAGCGCGCCCAAGGAGGAGTCGGAGGCCGGCGAGCGCCGCGCGTGGAAGGTGACCCAGACGCGCGAGCTGCATGCGCTCCCCGAGAGCGGCGTCCTCCAGGTGCCCTTCCTCATGCCCTACGAGTGCGCGTCCACCGTGAAGGTGGTGGCCACCCTCACCGGCCCCGGCATCCAGGCCCGCAAGAAGCTGGACACCGCGTTCCCGTGCGCGGAGTGAGCGGGGCGAGCGCTCACCAGCCCAGCGCCTCCGGCACCTGGTCGAACAGGCGCAGCACCGCGGGGAGCCGGGCATGCTGCCGCTTCATCTCCGCCCACACCGAGGGGTGTTGACGCGTCCGCACCTGCTTCACCAGCAGGTCCAGCTCCTCGCGCGAGAACCCCTGCGTCTTCGCGCGGAGGTAGTTCCCCAGGTGCGCCAGGTAGTCCCAGTACGCGGCGCGGCGGGACTGAGGCAGCACCTCACGCTGGTTCAATTGCAGCACGGTGATGGTGTACTGCGCGCGGCGGTGCGCCTCCGTCCCCGCGCGCCCCCGCGGGACGAAGTAGTACGTGTCGCGCAGGTCCAGCTCCATGAACTCCGTGGGGTCCTCGACGCGAGGGTCCAGGAACACGGGCCTGCCTGGAATGGGCGGCTCCACCGGCGCGCCCCGCTCGCGCCGCACGTCCGTCAGGACATTCGTCCCTTCGGCGAAGACCGCGAAGTGGTCATTCTTGCGCGGGTTGCAGACGCCACACGCATACAGGTAGTTCGCCCAGGCGAAGGCGACCTCCGGGTAGAGCGTCTTCGGGCGGATGTGCTCCACCTCGTCCGCGACGGAGTCCTCGCAGTAGGCGCAGCGGCGCACGCCCGAGCACATCGCCGACAGCGTCACCTTCACGTGGTCGAAGATGGGGTTGCCAATCTTGTTGAGCGCGGAGAAGCGCTTCTTCGCCTGCGCCACCCGCTCCGCGTAGTCCCCCGCCGCGTCCAGCTCCCGCTGGTACTTCACCAGTCCCTCGCGCGCCTCCGCGGGCAACGGCTTCTCGGGCAGGCGAATCATTTGAGCAGACGCTCCACCGCGGGGGACGGCAACACGCTCGCGGCGGTCGGCGTGCGCATGCGCAGACGCTCCTGCTCCTGACGCTCCTCCGCGCTCAGCCCTCCCTCCAGCTCCTTCTGGTTGAGGAGGGCCAGGCGCTCCAGTTGCGCGAGCGCCTCCGGAGAGCGCGTCGACATGTCGCCGAAGGCACCCGTGCCATAGGCATCCACCCCGCTCCCGTAGAGGAGCCGCTCCCGGGTGATGCCGGTCACCATGCTCGGCGGCTCGTCCATGCCGGGACGCGGCAGCCAGAAGATGCTCCCCTCCGCCGCGGCCTGGCAGATGAGCGGGCTGTGCGTCGTGACGAGGAATTGGAGGTGCGGGAAGTGCTTGCGGAACCAGAACCCCACCCGGCGCTGCCACGTGGGATGCAGGTGGGCTTCGATCTCGTCGACGAGGACGACGCCCGGCGGCTGGAGCGACAGCGCATCGCCCGGCGCGAAGAGGCGCCTGGCGCCGTAGGTGCTCGCGAGCTGGCGAATCAACTCGAGCGTCAGGCTCAGCAGCGACTGGAAGCTGTCGCCGAGGCTCGCGACGGAGACCTCGTTGCCCTGGCCGTCCACGAAGCGCACGCCTCGCGAGGAGATGGAGTCGAGCCGCGTCTGATGCGGCAGGAAGTCGGGCTGGTTGATGAACGCCAGGAGCGGCTCCAGCAAGCCCGCGTCGGGCCCCGTCTCCAACTGCTCCAGCCACCCGAGGCTCGCGCGCAGGGCCACGGAGGCATCGAACATCGACAGGTGGCGCGCGAGCCTCGGCTGCGAGGAGAAGAGCGCCTCCTGCCCCGCGTCGCCGTCCGTGAAGCGCCGGAACGGACCGAACGCGGCGCTGAACCAACCCCGGCCCGTGCCCCAGAGCGCGGGCGCCGCGGCCAGGCTCGCCGCCCCGGGCACGAGCTGCGTGGCATTCCCCGCGCGCTGGAGTCGCAGCTCCGCCGAGACCTCCGACGACACGGAGGCCCCGGCCTGGTCCCAGCGCGAGTCCCCACTCAACGACACCTGAATCGAGCCGGACGGCGAGCCCGCGCGGAGCCACTCACTCCAATCCTGACGAAGCGCCATCGCCGCGTCGCGCCCCATCAGCGCGAGCGAGACCGCGCGGAGGAAGGCGCTCTTGCCCGCGCCGTTGTCTCCGATGACGACGTGCCACCCCGGATGCGAGGACGGCTCCCACTCCAGCTCAGCCATCGACCGGATGTTCTCGAGGACGACTTTCTTCAGATACATGGAGACACAGGACGCCCGAATCAGTCGGAGGGGTCAATCGCTCCGCCGCCACAGTGTGAAGCCGCGAGGAATCGTCTCGAACCCATCCATCGCAAGCCCCCTCGGAGGTGGGCCGCCGGGTGGTAAGCAAGACAACCCCCTGAATCGCCGCGTGTCAGTCCAAGCTGGTAGCTTTCACGCATGCCGGACATCCGACTGCCCGCCGAAGCGAAGTTCAAGACTGAGCTGGACGCCCTCACCGCGCATGACGACAAGCCTCGCCCTCCCGGGTGGGCGCTCTCGCCTCGCGCCGTCGAGACCTACATCCTCGGGAGCACAAAGCCCGTGGGCGGCGTTCCCATCACCCCCAAGTACGTGGGTGACAAGGG
Encoded here:
- a CDS encoding cupin domain-containing protein, giving the protein MLTHAPTPPWSSLRVDDVEPVVVGPGCLRRDLPSTPDIRAWVVDIAPGSQWPWVDTHDTGEVLFIVSGELIEGAQRIGAGSSVFFAPGSSHRPRTELGVRIFGINPLSPQPRGATP
- a CDS encoding MBL fold metallo-hydrolase — translated: MTSRQPGTGRRDFLRAALSLTAGAVLLPPGTGRAAKPDESTQLRARRLAWAGVQLQLGKDTLFLDPLQDPAVWGPALKDPLVPLEAGDGGRFVLVTHRHPDHFDRMAVRQVLGDTGTLVCSPDTAVVAASAGFRVRTAPLYEPLLLNDFTVTAVPAADGYGDQQVSWVVSGGGRRIIHCGDTLWHGAWWHIGRQLGPFDAAFLPINGARFGWRKPVSDVPGVLTPEQAVAAAAVMEARLLVPIHYGVTSSDDYREVPDAEAQLLAAAKKRKVNVELARPGEWLTWKPRP
- a CDS encoding lipoprotein, producing MKRFIQGLSLTSLCFSLMACGASKMYTLPVQADRASETKTALWTCATESGLESQSPPDRMAIAVTYDPTATMYYTYNERDAYTFQVIVDDKQVPPAELDAKFATVRKKGEELYVCAQDRVNPRVVAAAPAQTNVNIQLNAQGPGTSNGMTAGASVSTNTTTATATTTSSSASAAASVDMSAGTCARAVDCYARLAKTVCEGAQDCSFKVEMSGNDEAGCRDALLRVPDMLQPFKMIRPNLSAPAVCRAE
- a CDS encoding NADP-dependent oxidoreductase, translated to MKTSIPSQMKAIAIDRFGGPELLGMKTLPVPSLGAEDVLIKVETAGIGQWDPEEREGGMESIRPSKSTFPYVLGSDGAGTVVAVGDGVKDFKVGDKVYAAGFLNSKGGFYAEYACVRAVDTALIPKGLSAEQAGVLAADGITALQGVEDALEVGKGTNLMVYGASGGVGHLAVQLAKRLGARVLAVVSGEDGVELGKKIGADKVVNGRADDVVKACREFAPEGLDAVLVLAGGEKTDQALATVKKGGHIAYPNGVEPEPKGPEGVKVTAYNGVPHPRALGRLNGLIEAGPFHVEVSKVYRLEDAPRAHEAVGKHHLGKLALRIH
- a CDS encoding AAA family ATPase; protein product: MYLKKVVLENIRSMAELEWEPSSHPGWHVVIGDNGAGKSAFLRAVSLALMGRDAAMALRQDWSEWLRAGSPSGSIQVSLSGDSRWDQAGASVSSEVSAELRLQRAGNATQLVPGAASLAAAPALWGTGRGWFSAAFGPFRRFTDGDAGQEALFSSQPRLARHLSMFDASVALRASLGWLEQLETGPDAGLLEPLLAFINQPDFLPHQTRLDSISSRGVRFVDGQGNEVSVASLGDSFQSLLSLTLELIRQLASTYGARRLFAPGDALSLQPPGVVLVDEIEAHLHPTWQRRVGFWFRKHFPHLQFLVTTHSPLICQAAAEGSIFWLPRPGMDEPPSMVTGITRERLLYGSGVDAYGTGAFGDMSTRSPEALAQLERLALLNQKELEGGLSAEERQEQERLRMRTPTAASVLPSPAVERLLK